Proteins from one Planctomyces sp. SH-PL62 genomic window:
- a CDS encoding NAD-dependent epimerase/dehydratase family protein, producing the protein MRILVTGGAGYVGSTLVPMLLEQGHRVRVMDNLRFSGQGLLPCCQNRHFELQQGDVCDPAAVKKAVDGVDAIIHLAAIVGYPACKKEPQLAQAINVEGTRNLLEARSQDTRFLFASTGSIYGSIPDYICNEDTPRSPITLYGETKATSEELVQKAGNGLSYRFATAFGVSNRMRLDLMPNDFTYQAVKNRNLIVYEGGFKRTFVHVRDMARSFIFALERWDDVKDDVYNVGHESMNFTKEEVARKVLEHTDFYLHFAEVGTDADKRNYEVSYEKIRAKGFETTIDLDRGISELVRAAQLISFQNPFANV; encoded by the coding sequence ATGCGAATCCTCGTCACCGGCGGCGCCGGCTACGTCGGCTCCACGTTGGTCCCGATGCTCCTCGAACAGGGCCATCGGGTCCGGGTCATGGACAACCTTCGGTTCAGCGGCCAGGGGCTCCTCCCCTGCTGCCAGAACCGCCACTTCGAGCTCCAGCAGGGGGACGTCTGCGACCCGGCCGCGGTCAAGAAGGCCGTCGACGGCGTCGACGCGATCATCCACCTCGCGGCGATCGTCGGCTATCCCGCCTGCAAGAAGGAGCCCCAGCTCGCCCAGGCGATCAACGTCGAGGGGACGCGCAACCTGCTGGAAGCCCGCTCCCAGGACACGCGGTTCCTGTTCGCCTCCACGGGGAGCATCTACGGCTCGATCCCGGACTACATCTGCAACGAAGACACGCCGCGGTCCCCGATCACGCTCTACGGCGAGACCAAGGCCACGTCCGAGGAGCTGGTGCAGAAGGCCGGCAACGGCCTCTCCTATCGCTTCGCGACGGCCTTCGGCGTCAGCAACCGCATGCGGCTCGACCTGATGCCGAACGACTTCACGTACCAGGCCGTGAAGAATCGCAACCTCATCGTCTACGAGGGCGGCTTCAAGCGGACCTTCGTCCACGTCCGCGACATGGCCCGCTCGTTCATCTTCGCCCTGGAGCGCTGGGACGACGTGAAGGACGACGTCTACAACGTGGGCCACGAGAGCATGAACTTCACCAAGGAGGAAGTCGCTCGCAAGGTCCTGGAGCATACGGACTTCTACCTCCACTTCGCCGAGGTCGGCACCGACGCCGACAAGCGCAACTACGAGGTCTCCTACGAGAAGATCCGCGCCAAGGGGTTCGAGACGACCATCGACCTCGACCGCGGCATCTCCGAGCTGGTCCGCGCCGCCCAGCTCATCTCGTTCCAGAACCCGTTCGCGAACGTCTGA